Proteins co-encoded in one Erinaceus europaeus chromosome X, mEriEur2.1, whole genome shotgun sequence genomic window:
- the LOC103126150 gene encoding DDB1- and CUL4-associated factor 12-like protein 2 has translation MAPQQTGSRKRKAAELEAGGAGSSSQGAAAADREGPLLPKKQRRPTPRRSLVHYLKGREVGVRGCAGLPGIEGELRGYAVHRLPELLRERELALGTFNKVFASQWLNARQVVCGTKCNTLFVVDVHSGQITRIPLMRDRGPGPTRRAQTDCGIHAIQLNPSKTLLATGGENPNSLAIYQLPTLDPVCLGDRQGHKDWIFTIAWMSDTVAVSGSRDGTVALWRVDPDMFNGNIAWHNDAGLPMYAHIRPRDMEAIPRASTNPSNRKVRALAFSGKNQELGAVSLDGYFHLWKARSTLSRLLSVRLPYCRENVCLTYCDELSLYAVGSQSHVSFLDPRQRQQNIRPLCSREGGTGVRSLSFYQQIITVGTGHGSLLFYDIRAQKFLQESASGSWNTMPGPAGRKLKLTCGRGWINQDDLWVNYFGGVAEFPNALYTHCYNWPEMKLFVAGGPLPSGLHGNYAGLWS, from the coding sequence ATGGCCCCGCAGCAAACAGGTAGTAGGAAGCGGAAAGCGGCCGAGCTCGAGGCGGGCGGCGCCGGCTCCTCTTCGCAGGGCGCGGCGGCGGCCGACCGGGAGGGTCCGCTGCTGCCCAAGAAGCAGAGGCGGCCGACGCCGCGGCGCTCGCTGGTGCACTACCTCAAGGGCCGCGAGGTGGGCGTGCGGGGCTGCGCGGGGCTGCCGGGCATCGAGGGCGAGCTGCGCGGCTACGCGGTGCACAGGCTGCCGGAGCTGCTGAGGGAACGCGAGCTGGCGCTGGGCACCTTCAACAAGGTGTTCGCGTCGCAGTGGCTGAACGCCAGGCAGGTGGTTTGCGGTACCAAGTGCAACACGCTCTTCGTGGTGGACGTTCACTCGGGCCAGATCACGCGCATCCCTCTGATGCGGGACCGCGGGCCCGGGCCCACCCGCAGGGCCCAGACAGACTGCGGCATCCACGCCATCCAGCTGAACCCCTCCAAGACGCTGCTGGCCACCGGGGGCGAGAACCCCAACAGCCTGGCCATCTACCAGCTGCCCACCCTGGATCCCGTGTGCCTGGGCGACCGCCAGGGCCACAAGGACTGGATCTTCACCATCGCCTGGATGAGCGACACCGTGGCCGTGAGCGGCTCCCGCGATGGCACCGTGGCTCTCTGGCGGGTGGACCCAGACATGTTCAATGGCAACATTGCCTGGCACAATGATGCGGGGCTCCCGATGTATGCCCACATCCGGCCCAGGGACATGGAGGCCATCCCCAGGGCCAGCACCAACCCCAGTAACCGCAAGGTGCGGGCTCTGGCTTTCAGTGGCAAGAACCAGGAGCTGGGAGCAGTGTCCCTGGATGGATACTTCCACCTGTGGAAAGCCCGGAGCACCCTGTCCAGGCTCCTCTCAGTCAGGCTGCCCTACTGCCGAGAGAATGTGTGCCTGACCTACTGCGATGAGCTATCCCTTTATGCTGTAGGCTCCCAGTCTCATGTCTCTTTCCTGGATCCCAGACAGCGCCAGCAGAACATTAGGCCTCTGTGCTCCAGAGAGGGAGGCACAGGCGTGCGTTCACTGAGCTTCTACCAGCAAATCATCACTGTGGGCACAGGCCATGGATCCCTGCTCTTTTATGACATCCGTGCCCAGAAGTTCCTGCAGGAGAGTGCCTCTGGCAGCTGGAACACTATGCCTGgaccagcagggaggaagctcaAGCTCACCTGTGGCAGAGGCTGGATTAATCAAGATGATCTCTGGGTGAACTACTTTGGTGGTGTCGCAGAGTTCCCCAATGCGCTCTATACCCACTGCTACAACTGGCCTGAGATGAAGCTTTTCGTGGCAGGGGGGCCTCTCCCTTCAGGCCTCCATGGGAACTATGCAGGCCTCTGGAGCTAA